Proteins from a single region of Ziziphus jujuba cultivar Dongzao chromosome 1, ASM3175591v1:
- the LOC107406769 gene encoding uncharacterized protein LOC107406769, with protein sequence MERLELDYRLILFITLLSNHATISSSSTITQPMSNPLQEIVCAAINCGQGTCKASNASLLGFDCECYPGWKKIQIGPLTFPSCLLPNCTVDFQCGKGSPPPSPPPPPVSLPPPLNLSNPCGLVWCGEGICVTNGTGYTCQCFEGSENLMNLATLPCFKQCSLGADCNALMLGSPPQPNSSTSKTTGLTTDLRNCLSSIYAVTVMLLAAIFF encoded by the exons ATGGAAAGATTGGAATTGGATTACAGACTAATTCTCTTCATAACACTCTTGAGCAACCATGCCACAATCAGTAGTAGTAGTACTATTACTCAGCCGATGTCAAACCCATTACAAG AAATTGTATGTGCGGCAATAAATTGTGGGCAAGGAACATGTAAAGCTTCGAATGCTTCATTGCTTGGATTTGACTGTGAGTGTTATCCTGGTTGGAAGAAGATACAGATTGGTCCCTTGACCTTTCCCTCCTGTCTACTTCCTAACT GCACAGTTGATTTTCAATGCGGCAAAGGATCTCCACCACCGTCCCCACCACCACCGCCAGTTTCTCTTCCACCACCACTAAATTTATCCAACC cTTGTGGTCTTGTTTGGTGTGGTGAGGGAATCTGCGTAACCAATGGAACGGGATACACATGCCAATGCTTTGAAGGCTCAGAGAATTTAATGAATTTGGCGACTTTGCCATGCTTTAAACAAT GCTCCCTTGGAGCAGACTGCAATGCTCTTATGTTAGGCTCACCACCACAACCCAATAGTTCCACCTCCAAAACAACtg GGTTGACTACAGATTTGAGGAATTGCTTAAGCAGTATTTATGCAGTGACCGTGATGTTGTTAGCTGCAATCTTTTTCTAA